In Pseudomonas sp. R76, one genomic interval encodes:
- a CDS encoding alpha/beta hydrolase: MHSESIRYLIVPGWQGSPEDHWQSHWQNSLPNSARVEQADWLTPRREDWVAALAEAIAADSTPVILIAHSLGCITVAHWAATAPVQFLRQVRGALLVAPADVERPACSPALRNFAPIPADLLPFPSQVVSSDNDSAVSASRALELARNWGAEAGILSGAGHINVKSGHQRWEQGFAYLYRLQNRLEHHARRSA; encoded by the coding sequence ATGCACAGCGAGTCGATTCGTTATCTGATCGTGCCGGGCTGGCAAGGATCGCCAGAAGATCATTGGCAAAGTCATTGGCAGAACAGCCTGCCCAACAGCGCGCGCGTGGAGCAGGCCGATTGGCTGACGCCACGTCGCGAAGATTGGGTGGCCGCACTGGCCGAGGCCATTGCCGCCGACAGCACGCCTGTCATTCTCATCGCCCATAGCCTGGGCTGCATCACCGTCGCCCATTGGGCGGCCACCGCGCCCGTGCAATTTTTGCGTCAGGTACGTGGCGCCTTGCTGGTGGCCCCGGCGGATGTCGAACGCCCGGCCTGTTCACCGGCCTTGCGCAACTTCGCGCCGATCCCGGCCGACCTGCTGCCATTTCCCAGCCAGGTGGTCAGTTCCGACAACGATAGCGCCGTCAGCGCCTCTCGAGCACTGGAGCTGGCGCGCAATTGGGGTGCCGAAGCCGGCATCCTGTCGGGCGCCGGCCACATCAATGTGAAGTCCGGCCACCAGCGTTGGGAGCAGGGTTTCGCCTACCTTTATCGCCTGCAAAACCGCCTTGAGCATCACGCCCGGCGCAGTGCCTAA
- a CDS encoding transporter substrate-binding domain-containing protein has translation MKKLLLPLFAVALLAGCDKKAEEPAKPAAAAASYIDKIKARDKLIVGVFTDKPPFGFVNEAGRYVGFDTDIGRQFAKDLLGDENKVEFVAVEPASRIPFLQSDKVDLILANMTVTPERKEAVDFTNPNLKVAVQALVPKDSAVKSLDDLATRTTIVTTGTTADIWLTKNHPDWKLLKFEKNSESLQALSAGRGDAYAQDNLVLFSWAKQNPGYRVLEEKLGDEAPIAPAVKKGNIELRDWVNAELAKLGEEKFLLKLYDQYVRKELSDDTKPESVIVEGGKWQG, from the coding sequence ATGAAAAAGTTACTGCTGCCACTGTTTGCCGTCGCCTTACTCGCCGGCTGCGATAAAAAGGCCGAAGAGCCTGCCAAGCCTGCGGCTGCCGCGGCGAGCTACATCGACAAGATCAAGGCGCGCGACAAGCTGATCGTCGGCGTATTCACCGACAAGCCGCCGTTCGGCTTTGTGAACGAAGCCGGTCGCTATGTCGGCTTCGATACCGACATCGGCCGCCAATTCGCCAAGGATTTGCTGGGCGATGAAAACAAGGTCGAATTCGTCGCGGTCGAGCCGGCCAGCCGGATTCCGTTTCTGCAGAGCGACAAGGTCGACCTGATCCTCGCCAACATGACCGTGACGCCGGAGCGCAAGGAAGCGGTGGACTTCACCAACCCCAACCTGAAAGTGGCGGTGCAGGCCCTGGTGCCTAAAGACAGCGCGGTGAAAAGCCTGGATGACCTGGCCACCCGCACTACCATCGTCACCACCGGCACCACCGCCGATATCTGGCTGACCAAAAACCACCCGGATTGGAAACTGCTCAAGTTCGAGAAAAACTCCGAGTCGCTGCAAGCGCTGTCGGCTGGTCGTGGTGACGCGTATGCGCAGGACAACCTGGTGCTGTTCAGCTGGGCCAAGCAGAACCCTGGCTACCGCGTGCTGGAAGAAAAACTCGGTGATGAAGCGCCGATTGCGCCCGCGGTGAAAAAGGGCAACATCGAACTGCGTGACTGGGTGAATGCCGAGTTGGCGAAGCTGGGTGAAGAGAAGTTCTTGCTCAAGCTGTATGACCAATATGTGCGTAAAGAGCTGAGCGATGACACCAAGCCTGAGAGTGTGATTGTTGAAGGCGGCAAGTGGCAGGGTTGA
- a CDS encoding amino acid ABC transporter permease, whose protein sequence is MASSGLELLWVSLPQLGKGAAQTLSISFLSIAFSTVGGVLYGVLRTLNNTLINAVLRVYLELFRAIPVLVWLYLLFFGLPIFFGLSIPSFWCAVLVLSLWGASEVGEVVRGALHSLPRGQREAGLSIGLSDPQLYGYVLLPQALKRMTPPTINVYTRIIKTSSLAVLIGVVDVIKVGQQIIERTYESVLIYGVLFLFFFFICYPLSAASKVLERRWAQA, encoded by the coding sequence ATGGCCAGTTCGGGTCTTGAGTTGTTGTGGGTGTCGTTGCCGCAACTGGGCAAGGGCGCTGCGCAAACCCTGTCGATTTCATTTTTGAGCATCGCCTTCAGCACCGTTGGTGGCGTGTTGTACGGCGTGCTGCGCACGCTGAATAACACGCTGATCAACGCGGTGTTGCGGGTGTACCTGGAGCTGTTCCGGGCAATTCCGGTGCTGGTGTGGTTGTACCTGCTGTTTTTCGGTTTGCCGATTTTCTTCGGCCTGAGCATTCCGAGTTTCTGGTGCGCGGTGCTGGTGCTGTCGCTGTGGGGTGCCAGCGAGGTCGGCGAAGTGGTACGCGGCGCGTTGCATTCGCTGCCACGTGGCCAGCGCGAGGCCGGTTTGTCGATCGGCTTGTCCGACCCGCAGCTGTACGGCTACGTGCTGCTGCCCCAAGCCCTCAAGCGCATGACGCCGCCGACCATCAACGTCTACACGCGGATCATCAAGACCAGCTCGCTGGCGGTGCTGATCGGCGTGGTGGACGTGATCAAGGTCGGCCAGCAAATCATCGAACGCACCTATGAGTCGGTACTGATCTACGGCGTGCTGTTCCTGTTTTTCTTCTTTATCTGCTACCCGTTGTCGGCCGCCTCCAAGGTGCTGGAACGGCGCTGGGCCCAAGCATGA
- a CDS encoding AAA family ATPase, producing the protein MLKTLAVANYRSINKLVVPLDRLNLVTGPNGSGKSNLYRALRLLAETAQGGVINALAREGGLDSTFWAGPETISRRMREGEVAVQATTRQDVKRLRLGFAGEDFSYAISMGLPSPGISYFSLDPEIKKECIWAGHLYRPASLLVQRSGPMVRAREGRNWDVLAQHTPNYHSLFDQVGSLRGSPEVLLLRESIRGWRFYDHFRSDVDAPVRQPQLGTRTPVLHHDGRDLAAALQTIREIGDPEALQRAVSDAFPGARLNIEPLQGGRFAIEFYQEGLLRPLSAAELSDGTLRYLLLIAALLTPRPPTMMVLNEPETSLHPDLLPALARLIIQASQHCQVWVVSHASRLIAALQQDEGCNSIVLEKVMGETRIVGQGILDAPAWHWPE; encoded by the coding sequence ATGCTGAAAACCCTGGCGGTGGCCAATTACCGCTCGATCAATAAATTGGTGGTGCCCCTGGACCGGCTGAACCTGGTCACCGGCCCCAACGGCAGCGGCAAGTCCAACTTGTACCGCGCCCTGCGCCTGCTGGCAGAAACCGCCCAGGGCGGCGTGATCAATGCGCTGGCGCGTGAAGGTGGGCTGGATTCAACCTTCTGGGCCGGGCCGGAAACCATCAGCCGGCGCATGCGTGAGGGCGAGGTCGCCGTACAAGCCACCACCCGCCAGGACGTGAAGCGTCTGCGCCTGGGATTTGCCGGGGAAGATTTCAGCTACGCCATCTCCATGGGGTTGCCGTCACCCGGCATCAGTTATTTCTCCCTGGACCCCGAGATAAAAAAAGAATGCATCTGGGCCGGCCACCTCTATCGCCCCGCCAGCCTGCTGGTGCAGCGCTCCGGGCCGATGGTTCGGGCGCGTGAAGGGCGCAACTGGGATGTACTGGCCCAGCACACGCCCAACTATCACAGCCTGTTCGACCAGGTCGGCAGCCTGCGCGGCTCGCCGGAAGTTTTGCTGCTGCGCGAAAGCATTCGCGGCTGGCGCTTTTATGATCACTTTCGCAGCGACGTGGACGCGCCCGTTCGCCAACCGCAATTGGGCACGCGCACGCCGGTGTTGCATCACGATGGTCGGGATTTGGCGGCAGCGTTGCAGACCATTCGCGAAATCGGCGACCCCGAGGCGTTGCAGCGGGCCGTCAGTGACGCATTCCCCGGAGCGCGGCTGAATATCGAGCCGCTGCAGGGCGGGCGCTTTGCGATTGAGTTTTATCAGGAAGGCTTGCTGCGGCCCTTGTCGGCGGCAGAGTTGTCGGACGGGACGTTGCGTTATTTGCTGCTGATCGCGGCGCTGCTCACGCCACGGCCGCCGACCATGATGGTGCTGAACGAGCCGGAAACCAGCCTGCACCCGGACTTGCTGCCGGCGTTGGCGCGCTTGATTATCCAGGCTTCCCAGCATTGCCAGGTGTGGGTGGTGTCGCATGCCAGCCGCTTGATTGCGGCGTTGCAGCAGGATGAGGGGTGTAATTCGATTGTGCTGGAAAAGGTGATGGGCGAGACGCGGATTGTCGGGCAGGGGATTTTGGATGCACCGGCGTGGCATTGGCCGGAATAG
- a CDS encoding amino acid ABC transporter ATP-binding protein: protein MSALIEFQGFNKFFGEQQVLKGIDLSVQSGEVVVILGPSGCGKSTLLRCLNGLEVAHSGSLRFAGKELLDKNTDWRQVRQDVGMVFQSYHLFPHMSVLDNILLGPLKVQKREPREARAQAEKLLERVGLADKRDAFPRQLSGGQQQRIAIVRSLCMNPQVMLFDEVTAALDPEMVKEVLEVIQGLARDCMTLLIVTHEMAFARAVADRVVFMEAGRILEHNTPEEFFTNPQTARAQQFLEKFSFVSTLPKKAKELELI from the coding sequence ATGAGCGCATTGATCGAGTTCCAGGGTTTCAACAAATTCTTTGGCGAGCAACAGGTGCTCAAGGGCATCGACCTGAGCGTGCAAAGCGGCGAAGTGGTGGTGATCCTCGGCCCCAGCGGCTGTGGCAAAAGCACTTTGCTGCGCTGTCTCAACGGCCTGGAAGTCGCGCACAGCGGCAGCCTGCGTTTTGCCGGCAAAGAGCTGCTGGATAAAAACACCGACTGGCGCCAGGTGCGTCAGGACGTGGGCATGGTGTTCCAGAGTTATCACCTGTTCCCGCACATGAGTGTGCTCGACAACATCCTGCTCGGCCCGCTGAAAGTGCAAAAACGCGAGCCCCGCGAAGCCCGCGCCCAAGCGGAAAAACTCCTCGAACGTGTGGGCCTGGCCGACAAGCGCGACGCCTTCCCGCGTCAGCTGTCCGGCGGTCAGCAGCAACGCATCGCCATCGTTCGTTCGCTGTGCATGAACCCGCAAGTGATGCTGTTTGACGAAGTCACCGCCGCCCTCGACCCGGAAATGGTCAAGGAAGTGCTGGAGGTGATTCAGGGCCTGGCCCGCGATTGCATGACCTTGTTGATCGTCACCCATGAAATGGCCTTCGCCCGCGCCGTCGCCGACCGCGTGGTGTTTATGGAGGCCGGTCGCATCCTCGAACACAACACCCCCGAAGAATTCTTTACGAACCCGCAAACCGCACGCGCGCAGCAGTTCCTGGAGAAGTTCTCCTTTGTTTCAACACTGCCCAAGAAAGCCAAGGAACTGGAGCTGATATGA
- a CDS encoding sigma 54-interacting transcriptional regulator, translated as MSHETFGQPLLTFPDAEKSPLSIRAKALVFVDPRSRQLREQLENLAPRALPVLIRGETGSGKELLARHIHRGSDRTGLFVSVNCGAISPTYADAELFGYAAGSHSGAASSRAGWFGSANGGTLYLDEIGDLPLPIQVKLLAALENHEVTRVGAHQPSPVDVRLVAATSIDLAQAVAAGKFHERLFHYLSEGQLDLPALRERVGDILSLAEYFLGIYSQRLDLPVPLISDAAQRVLEHHSWPGNTRELENVIHFALLVSSGDEILPEHLNLPSAGSPLAQVQRIYASASAAERQALLSFLDEQRLHEQNGISK; from the coding sequence ATGAGTCATGAAACCTTCGGCCAGCCACTGCTGACCTTCCCCGACGCCGAAAAAAGCCCGCTGAGCATCCGCGCCAAGGCACTGGTGTTTGTCGACCCGCGCTCGCGCCAACTGCGTGAACAGCTTGAAAACCTGGCGCCGCGTGCGTTGCCCGTGTTGATTCGCGGTGAGACCGGTAGCGGTAAAGAGCTGCTGGCGCGGCATATCCACCGTGGCAGCGACCGCACCGGGTTGTTTGTCTCGGTCAACTGCGGTGCGATCAGCCCCACTTACGCCGATGCCGAACTGTTCGGCTACGCAGCCGGCAGCCACAGCGGCGCGGCGAGCAGCCGGGCGGGGTGGTTTGGTTCGGCCAACGGCGGCACCTTGTACCTGGATGAGATCGGCGACTTGCCGCTGCCGATTCAGGTGAAATTGCTCGCCGCCCTGGAGAACCATGAAGTCACCCGCGTTGGCGCCCATCAGCCCAGCCCGGTAGACGTGCGCCTGGTCGCCGCCACCAGCATCGACCTGGCCCAGGCCGTGGCAGCGGGCAAGTTTCATGAGCGGCTGTTCCATTATTTGAGCGAAGGCCAGCTCGACCTGCCGGCGTTGCGCGAGCGGGTCGGCGACATCCTGTCCCTGGCCGAATACTTTCTCGGCATCTACAGCCAGCGCCTGGACCTGCCGGTGCCGCTGATCAGCGACGCCGCCCAGCGCGTGCTGGAACACCACAGCTGGCCGGGCAATACCCGCGAGCTGGAAAACGTTATTCACTTTGCGCTGCTGGTCAGCAGTGGCGATGAAATTTTGCCCGAGCACCTGAACCTGCCGTCGGCGGGCTCGCCGCTGGCGCAAGTGCAGCGGATTTACGCCAGTGCCAGCGCCGCCGAGCGGCAAGCCTTGCTCAGCTTTCTAGATGAACAGCGGCTACATGAACAAAATGGAATATCAAAGTGA
- a CDS encoding MetQ/NlpA family ABC transporter substrate-binding protein, translating to MKKVLLFTALAAALTASFAQANEKLVVAATPIPHAEILELVKPTLAKEGVDLEIKVFTDYVQPNTQVAEKRLDANYFQTLPYLENFNKGKGTNLVTVIGVHVEPIGGYSKKIKNISELKDGATVAIPNEGSNAGRALLLLQKNGLITLKDPTNALATPKDIASNPKNLKFKELESALLPRVLDQVDLDVINTNYALEAGLNPAKDALIIEDAKSPYVNFLVARPDNKDSDAIQKLAKALTSPEVKAFIEKKYNGAVVPAF from the coding sequence ATGAAAAAGGTTCTGTTGTTTACCGCACTGGCGGCTGCCCTGACTGCAAGCTTCGCCCAGGCCAACGAGAAACTGGTGGTTGCCGCAACCCCGATCCCGCACGCCGAGATCCTTGAGCTGGTGAAACCGACCCTGGCCAAAGAAGGCGTGGACCTGGAGATCAAGGTCTTCACCGACTATGTACAACCCAACACGCAGGTTGCCGAGAAGCGCCTGGACGCCAACTACTTCCAGACCCTGCCGTACCTGGAAAACTTCAACAAGGGCAAGGGCACCAACCTGGTCACTGTGATCGGTGTGCATGTTGAGCCAATCGGCGGTTACTCGAAGAAGATCAAGAACATTTCCGAGCTTAAAGATGGCGCCACCGTGGCCATCCCGAACGAAGGCTCCAACGCCGGCCGTGCCCTGTTGCTGCTGCAAAAGAACGGTCTGATTACGCTGAAAGACCCGACCAATGCACTGGCTACGCCAAAAGACATCGCCAGCAACCCGAAAAACCTTAAATTCAAAGAGCTGGAATCGGCGCTGCTGCCACGTGTGCTGGATCAGGTTGACCTGGATGTGATCAACACAAACTACGCGCTGGAAGCTGGCCTGAACCCAGCCAAAGACGCGCTGATCATCGAAGATGCCAAGTCGCCGTACGTGAACTTCCTGGTGGCCCGCCCGGATAACAAGGACAGCGACGCTATCCAGAAACTGGCCAAGGCGCTGACCAGCCCGGAAGTTAAAGCTTTCATCGAGAAGAAGTACAACGGCGCGGTAGTGCCTGCGTTCTGA
- a CDS encoding amino acid ABC transporter permease, giving the protein MTFDFAFILSTLPAFLKAVGVTLQVGLIAIATSLLVALINAALLVFRTPYLSRLVALYVELARNTPLLIQLFFVYFALPALGFNISGFWAAIITMTFLGGAYLTEVLRAGVEAVPLAQIESGKSIGLSDWQLLRHVILPQAGILSLPALFANFIFLLKETTVVSAVAVPEILYTTKSYIALYYKTYEMLAVLTLICVLLFLPLSLLLSRLERRLQHGQFGS; this is encoded by the coding sequence ATGACCTTCGATTTCGCTTTTATCCTCAGCACCTTGCCGGCGTTTCTCAAAGCCGTGGGGGTGACGCTGCAAGTGGGCCTGATCGCCATTGCCACCTCGCTGCTGGTGGCGCTGATCAACGCGGCGCTGCTGGTGTTTCGCACGCCTTACCTGTCGCGCCTGGTGGCGCTGTATGTGGAGTTGGCGCGCAACACGCCGCTGCTGATCCAACTGTTCTTCGTGTACTTCGCCTTGCCGGCCCTGGGGTTCAATATCTCCGGGTTCTGGGCGGCGATTATCACCATGACCTTTCTCGGCGGCGCCTACCTCACCGAAGTGCTGCGCGCCGGTGTGGAAGCGGTGCCGCTGGCGCAGATCGAGTCGGGCAAGTCCATCGGCCTGTCCGACTGGCAACTGCTGCGCCACGTGATCTTGCCCCAGGCCGGGATCCTCAGCCTGCCGGCGCTGTTCGCCAATTTCATCTTCCTGCTCAAGGAGACCACCGTGGTCTCCGCCGTGGCGGTGCCGGAGATTCTCTACACCACCAAAAGCTACATCGCGCTCTACTACAAAACCTACGAAATGCTCGCCGTGCTGACGCTGATCTGCGTGCTGTTGTTCTTGCCGCTGTCGCTGCTGCTCAGCCGCCTGGAAAGGAGGCTCCAGCATGGCCAGTTCGGGTCTTGA